Sequence from the Bacteroidota bacterium genome:
CTTCCATTTTGTCAGCCCTATAGTTTTACTAAAATCAATTTGCTCCAAAATTTCTTCTATATCACTAAACTCAAAAACTTCATATTTCCTAAATTCTATTTGGAAAGGTACTAAAATATTTTTATCTTTTTGTGTTAATTCAATATTTTTTTCTTCAGGAAGACTTTTCTTAATGCTAATATCTACATCTTCTTGCTTACCTAAGGGTAATGTAAACCAAATAGTTGTTCCTGTTCCAACTTCCGATTCAAGCCCGATTTCGCCGCCGTGTGCTTCTACAAAAAGTTTACAAAAAGTTAGCCCTATTCCAGTAGAAGCAGTTAAGCCGGAATTTCTCGATAACACTTGTTCAAACTTACCAAATACTTTATCTAATTTGTCCGGTGGTATTCCTTCACCGGTATCAGTAATTTTTATTTGAATCAAATCTGAAGACTCTTTAAATGATTCAAGTATTATATTTCCATTGTTTGGTGTGTATTTAATTGCATTTGTAAGGATATTTACAAATACTCGTTCAACAATTTCTTTATCAATAAGAACATTATAATTTTGAAGATAGTTCTTGATTGTTATGTTTTTCTCAATGTAGAGTAAATTTATTTGTTGCAATGCCGATTCTGAAATAAGATTTAATGAACAATTCGATTTTTTTAGTTGAATTTTGGCATTTTCATATTTCTGAACATCTAGAATATTTGTTACCATATTTAGCATTTGCTTTCCAGACTGTTCTACTATTGGATTTTCTGACAAACCTATTATTGAATTTAGAGGATTCTTTAGGTCGTGAACAATCATTCCGGTCATCTCTTCTTTGAATTCGTCGAGTTCTTTTAATTTTTCGTTTGCGTATTCTAATTGTTCAGACTGAGAGCGTATTTCTTCATTCTTGGTAATTAACTCGTTGTTTTTATTCTCAATTTCTGTTTTTTGTGAGGCAAGAATGCGATTTGCTTTACGTTTTTGCAGAAAACTACGCATGACTACTACAATTACTAAAACCATTAAGCCAATAGCAGCCATCAGATAGTTTCTTATAGCTTGCTTTCGCCTTGCCTCTTCTGCCTGAATTGCATCCTTTTTTTTCTGCTCAGCCTCAATTGCTTGCTTTTCTTTATCAAATTCATATTGTTTTTCGAGACTTGTAATTTCAGCAATATTATTTTCGTTGATAAGGCTATCAGCATAAAGTTTAAACAATACATGACTTTCCAATGCCTTTCGATAATCAGTTTTTGCTAAATATATTTCGTAGAATAGATTTTGAACTTCCATTTTTCTATTCAACTCCCCAATTTCATTTGCAATATCGAGTGCAAGATATGCATATTTTAATGCTTTATGATAATTTTCAGCTTTAAGATATACACCGCTTATATTCTGATAACTTAAACTAAGATTTGGTTTGTCATCGATTTCTTGACTTATTTCTAATGCTTTTTCATAATATTCTGCAGAAAGAGAATAATCTTCCCGATTGAAATATACCACACCAATATTTGTTAAACATTGTGAAATGTTACGTTTGTTGCCTAGCTTTTTATATATCTTTAATGTTCTGGTCCAATACTCAAGGGCTTGCGTTAAATCTTCCATATGAAAATAAACTGCACCTATATTCATTAAGCATTTAGAGACTTCTTCCAAGTTGTCAATTTCTTCATTTGTACTCAAGGCTCTTTTTAAATAATTTAAAGCTTTATCATATTCTCCCTGATTTGTAAATATAATTCCAATATTATTCTCGCATTTTGCAATTTCAATTTTATCATTCAAATCCTCGTATATTTTCATTGCTTTTTGATAATATTTGACTGCATTCGGGTAATTTCCTTGTCGCCAAAAGACAATACCTAAATTTGTAAACGCAGAAGCAATTCCGTTTTTGTAGTTAATTTTCTCAAAATTTTTCAAGGATTTATCAAAGCAATCTAATGCTTCTTTATAATTTCCCTTTTCAGAACTCATCTGTCCCAAAAAATTGTAGCCTTTCCCAATCACCTTATCAAAACCCTCTTTTTTGCTGATTTCCAAAGAGTTTTGAACGTACTTTGTTGCTGTTGGGAAATCCGACATATAATAATAATAGCTGCCACAATATATTAAACTCAAAGCCTCTCCTTTCTTATAATCCAGTTGATCTGAAAGTGTTTTGGCTTCTTCTGCACACTTTAGTTTTTTTTCAGCATCCTGACGAAAATATTCATTAGCGAGTTCATTTAGAAGGTTTACTCTAATGGTGTCTTTTGTTGTGTGTTTTTGCAACAAGTTTTCAAGACTGTCAATTTCTGTTGTTTGTGCATTCAATTCTGTTAAAATAAAACCACTAAAAAGTATTACAAGAATTAATATAAATTTTTTCATCAACATAAATTTAAGTTAAATTAAACAAATTTACTAAAAGTTTTCGCAGAATATTGCTATTTCAATTATTATATCCCCAAAACTGATTTAGCACCATAAATCCGCAAGCGGATTCTCCTTATCCACGAATTATGCGAATTTCACTAATTTTTTAATCACTTTATTGAGTTGTGACAGGAATGTACAATTTTCTGATTTATTGCACTAATATTAATCCTTGCGGATTTTAGGCAACACATCAGATTAGAAATTTATATCACTTTTCTGAATGTTTGAGTTTTAAGGCTTGATCATTTTTTTGACTTAAAACTAAAGGAGTCTGAATAGTAAAATGAACTCCTTTTTCTAATTTGCTTTCAAGATGAACAGAGCCATTTAGTTTTTGTATCAGCAAATTATAAACAATATGAAGTCCCAAACCACTGCCAAGTTGTTTGTTTGTTGTGAAAAATGGATCGAAAACTTTTGATATGATATCTTCTGAAATTCCTTGACCGTTGTCTAAATATTCAATTGTCAATAAACCTTTATTTTCTGTTGCTCTGATTTCTATCTGTCCGGAATCATTTTCTTTGAATCCATGGATTAGTGAATTTGTAATGAAATTTGTAATGATCTGTGCAAAGGCATCCTGAAAACTATTTACAATGATATTTTCAGGACAGCTTATTTTTATATCAACAGGCTTTTCCTGAAGTTTTGGTTCGAGGCTTGCAATCACATTATTGATATACGATTTCAAATTGAATTCCTGAATATCTTCTGCTGCCTGATTTACTGACACTTGTTTGAAATTCTGAACTAATTTGCCTGTTCTTTTCAAATTGGCAAAAATCAAATTCCCTGCTTTAAGAGTTGAATTAATAAAAGCTTCCAATTCGCTCTTTTTCATTTTCTTACTTTTGTAAAGCTCCGAAAAATCTTGTGCTTTATTAATTAATGATGATGAAGCAGAAATGCCATTCCCAACAGGTGTATTTATTTCGTGAGCAACACCTGCTACTAAATTTCCAAGCGAAGCCATCTTTTTCGACTCAACTAATTGTTCTTGTGTATTCTCAAGCTCTTGCAGGCTTGTATGTATTTTTTTGTTTTGATTTTCAATTTCATCTTTTTGGGATGTAACTTCCTCCACAAGTTGATTTAGTTCTTCATTTTTTTGAGATATTTTTCTCTTTTGTTTTTCTATTTCATCTTTTTGTTTTCGGGTATTTCTCAGATTACGGTAGATCATCAAAACTATCAGTGCCATCGCTATAAATACAATGATTGAAGACAAAATTGTGATATTACGGATTTTTATATTTAAGGCTACTTTCTGATCTTTTGCTTGCTGTTCAATCATAAATATTCGTCTGTTTACTTCAGATTTATGTCTGATACTGTTTAGTTCTCCAACATTTATTGCACGCTCCAATTCTTTTAATTTATCAGCTTTTTCCACTTCATCTCGTATTTGAATATATTTCTTTAATGTTTCAAATGCCATGCTTTTATTGCCCAATTTGGAATATATAATACTTGCTTGTAGATAAATGTCTAATTTAGTATAATTACTTAGGATATTTATAAATTTATCAAATATTTCATTATAAAGTTTTGCGGCGGAAATATACATTTCCTTTTTTTCTAATATTTTCGCTTGGTAGGACAGCATTAACCCGGCTCTCTTTGGTTTCCCAATTTCAATAAACAATTTATAACTTTTGTCTAAATAATAAAGAGCAGTATCGTACTCTTTTGCATTCGAATAGGCATATGAGAGATATCTATATCCTTCAGCCAATCTGCTTTTATTGTCCATTCCTTTATAATATTCAATGAATTTTTTCTGATAATAGATGGATGAATCTTTTTTATTCAGACTTGCATAATTAATCCCTAACCACATGAAAAATTCATGGACATTTATTCTTCCATCTTTTTGATCATAAGCTAAGCCTTTTTGTAATATTTCGAGAGATTTGTCAATTTTATTTATGTTATAAAGCTGATATCCAGATTTCTTATAAAATTGTAATCTCAATTTAGTAAAGGACGAATCGACATTATCCAACGCTTTTTCTGTTTCAAGAAGACTAACAATATAACCTATTGTGTCGCCCACATCAAATTGCAAATTCTTTAGAGCCTGATTTGCTTTTACTAATGAATAACTTAAGTCATGTTTTTTTGAAAAATCTATTCCTTTTTTTAGATGTTTATAACTTTCTGTAATAGAAAGTCCCACTTTTTTGTATAAGATAATTCCATAGAATTTACCGAGAAGTTTATCATTCTTGATTTTATGAAGATATTCGATATGAGAAATAATTATTTTTTGTTTTTCTTCAATACCAAACTCCGATGACTTAATAATTCTAAGAGCAGAATTTTGCTTTGTTGTTGCAGAAGAACTGTCAGCATTGTATATCTTAAGTTCTTCAAATAGTTTGCTTTGCTTTTGTGCAACTATAAAATTGTGTATGAAAAGCAGGAGAAAAAAAAGGGTTCTAATTTTCATTGGATTATTCATTAATATAAGTTTTTTTAATCACACAAATTAAGTTACAAAACTACCTTTTCAGGCCAGGGATTGAATTTTGATGTTCCCCAAAGTTTATTAATATAATCAATTGAAAAAAAGTCTTCAAATGCATGAATCCAATATGTACCTTTATCAGATAATGTAATCTGATCTTCTCCATTTTTGAGAAAGCCTATTCGGTTCAACATTCTCATTTGTCTTCCATACTTTTCATCAAAACTTGCATTGAATCTATAATTGAAATCGCTCTTTTCGAATTTTGTTTCATAAATTCTCCAATAGAGCCATCCGGCCATCTGCATTTCTTCATGCAAATCTACAGAAAGTGCAATAGGAGATTTCCCTTTTTCAATGGCTTGAATATATTCAGAAACATTAAAAGTATTCACGTAAAAAGTATCTTTTAAATATGAACTCCCGCTGGCTCCCAGTCCAAGATAAGAAGGAACAGTTACCGAACAATATTTATCTATTCCACTTTTTGTAAAAGCCCAGACAGACGATCGGTCGAATCCTGAATCATAAAAAATATTCTCTAAAATTTTCAATAGTTTTCTTCTTCGGAACATGGTGCCAATTGCTGTTCCATTATTTTGAGCTTCTCTGCCCAATCGTGTGTAGGGAAATCTGAACAATGGATAAGTTGCTACTTGCTGAATTCCAAGTTTTACCATCTCTCTACCAGCCTCCTCAACCTCCTTTATAGTTTGCCCGGGCAAATCGAAAATGTAATCTATGTTTACACACTCAAAATTTCTACCTGCTGCTCTTTCAACATTCCTTTTTACTTCTAAAACTGTGTATGGCCTTTCAATTGCTTTGAGGTGTCGATCTTGAAGTGCCTCAACTCCAATGCTCAAATATTTTACTCCCAGTGCCTCTATGGCGTTCAGATTTTCTTTTGTCAAATGATTGGGATGACTTTCCATATGAACTCTGCATTGCATATTAAAACGTTTGTACAGGTGATTGATTATTTCTTCAATACCATTCCCAAGCATTGTGGTAGGCGTGCCACCACCGATATACATATTTGTTATAGGTTTATCTGATAATAGAGGTGCATAAAAATCTATTTCTTTTTTCAGTGCATTAGTATAATTTCGACTTGCTTCCTCACTGAAAATTTCTTTATTATAAGGGCAATACGGACAAATCTGGTCGCAAAATGGAATGTGCAGATATACTCCCAATTCTTCAATATTTTTAATATTTTCTTCAATAACACTATTCTCAGGAATACTATTTCTAAATAATATTTGTTCATTGCCGGTAAAGTATTTGCTTATTTTTTTTCTTAAAAGATCAGAAAGCATAGTTATTTTGTTGGTTAATTTTTCTAAAAATATATAAATCTAAAAGCATATTATTTAAATAGTTAGAAATATTTAAGTGCATTTAGTATTGCTCCCGGTTTTAATTTCAGAGTTTGATCGATCTCGGCATAACTTAAATAGCCACATTCTTCACATAACTTGGTATTGTGGCTTTCTCTACAGCAGTTATAATACTTTCCGTCCTCATAAACTTTGCAAAGAGTCAAATTTTTCTTCCAGTCGTTACGGATAGCTGATTTTAGTCCTGCTGTTGAATTTAGAATTTTATACTGTTTTTTAAGTTTCAACAACTGTTGCAAGATTTCCTTTTTTGTTGAAACATCAATATTTAGCTCATCATGTCCATAATACGGTGTGTGGAAATAGAAGAATGTCCCTTTTATTTGTGGGACTTTGTCAATAAACTCACAAAAGTCAGAAAGCTCAGTTTTATTCACTGAATTTATCGTGAAGTTAATATACAAGGATGAATGTTGAGACAGTTCAATATTATTTAATATTCGCTCAAATGATTTTCCTCTCAGAGAATCATGCGTATTACTTAATCCATCAACGCTAACAAATATTGTATCTGCGGCAGATTCTAAAGTGCGAGTGCCATTTGTGTATATGATAACTGCAAAAAATCCTTTTTTCTTGGCATATTTTACAATATCTTCCATTGTATTTTCATTGTCATTCCAAATAAATGGTTCTCCGCCTTCTAAGTAAAGACATCTTCCGCCTTCAGAATAATATGAATCAATAACATTTACAGCTTCAATAAAACTCATGCTTGCTTGCTGCCTGTCAACTACTGTGCAATGTCGGCATCTTAAGTTACATTTATTGTGAAGAACAAGTCCACAGATAAGTGGTTTGGTTTTTCCAAGAAACCAATAATTAATTAAATACCTTATTCCATAAATCATATGTTTCATAAGCACCGATTTATTTTACTTACCATTTTTTACCAAAATGCTTGTTAATTTTACTACCAGCTTTCTTGGCAAAAATCTAACAAGAAACACTTGCAGCTTATTACTCATTCCTGGCACAACAACTCTTTTGCCCTTCATCAATGAATTGTATCCAATTTTTGCTACTTCAGAAGCTTTCATAATTGGAAATAAAACTGACTCTTTCCTATCATCAAAATTCTGAAAATTTGTTTTCGTCCCGCTCGGGCATAAGGCTGTAACTGCAATTCCAAATTCTGCCACCTCCTCGGCAATAGCTTCCGAAAAACTCAGGACAAAGCTTTTAGCTGCACAATAAATAGCATTATTAGGGCCAGGTACAAAAGAACCGGTTGAGCAAATATTGAGAATTCCGCCTTTTTTAGATTTGCACATCTGCGGCAGTAACAACTTTGTAATCTTAGTATGATTTAGGCACTGCAATTGTACAAGTTCATGTTCCTTCTCCCACAATGTTTCAACAAAGGCTCCTTTCACATAGAAACCAGCATTATTGACAAGATAGTTAACATGAATTCCCTTTTCACTGACTAAGCCAAAAATTGCATCGGCTGCATTAGGATGGCTTAAATCCTGCGAAATTAGAACTGTTTCAACATTATAGTCAGCTTTTAGAATTTCAGCCAATTGCAATAATTTTTGATACTGTCTGGCAACAAGAATTAAATTATGACCATTTTTTGCAAATTGAAATGCTAATTCATAACCTATTCCACTTGATGCTCCAGTTATCAAAGTATAATTCATATATTTAAATAAAAATCTAAATATACGAAAATCAAACAAAATATCAAGTTTTCAATTCAACAACTAAAAAGCAGATATGGTTTTGAATTTACCATGGAAGATTAAGATGCTTCACTTCATTTTTATAAAAATCCTCTAACTTTTTAACGAGTTCTTTAGAAATTGGATTTTTAATGCTCTCCAAATTACTATCTAACTGTTCAATTGTGATATTCCCCGGAATAACAGTAGATACAGCATCATACGCCAGACAAAAAGAAATGGCTGTTTGTGCAAGATTATTTTGCTTGATTATATTTTTTACTTTTTCCGTCAAATCAGCTCTTATTTTAATATCCTTTCTCGACCATCGTTTTCTAATATCATCGAATGTACTATCAGAATTATATTTGCCTGAAAGCCATCCGGAATCGAGAGGGATTTTCGCAATAATACCGACATCTTGTTTTTTTGCTAAATCGAAGGCTCTTGCTGCATCCTGATGAAAAATATTGAAGAAAGCTTCTATAACTTTTGAATTTGTAGTTTTTATTAAAAGTTTCATTTCCTCGAAGGTATCCAAAGATGCTCCATAAGCTTTTATTTTTCCTTCGTCCATCAATTTTTCCAGAATTTCATAATGGTCATTGTCGTTGCCATCAAGGTATTCAATTGGCGGACTGTGTATTATGATTGAATCAATATAGTCAACTTGCAATCTTTTTAAGCTCCCTTCTAAAGATTCACGAATGTTATTTGAATTAAAGTTAATTTCTCCCTTTTCGCTACGACCGAATTTTGTATTGATTACTATTTTAGACCTGTCATAAATTTTCAAAGCTTTTCCGAGCCTTAATTCTCCGGTACCAAGACCATAAACTGGAGCAGTATCGAAAAAATTGACTCCTAATTCAATAGATTTATGTACCATGTATATAGCTTCTTTTTCAGTCATACTTTTCCATCCCGAATTTATGCCTAACTGCCATGCACCAAGACCAATTTCGGAAACTTTCGGTACATCATTTATGTATCTATTATATTTCATTATTGTCATTTTTTTAAGATTAAAATATTGGTACGCTAATAAAATTCATTTGTTAAAACGTAAAACCCTACTGCAATGCCCTCCTCGCTTTCAAAATATATTTTGCTTCATCTAATGGGCTAATTCCTTTATATTCTCTATGAACACCATGTTCATCGCTACACTCTTTGTAAGAATGAAAACGGGTTTTAATTTTAGCTTTCCCTCCCGACCTTGAACTTAGCCTAATTGGAAAATCCATTGATGTAGCAACAGGCACAAATCCCTCAAAAGAGAATTTACCATCATTAATATCAGGGCTTTCAAAACTTCCTCTCATTTGAATTATATCGCTTGATATTGCACCTAAAAGCCCCTCAGGAGCGGTAATTTTAAACCAAATATATGGCTCCAAAAATTTTGTTCCACTATTTATCAAACCATTCATTATTGCCATCGGTGTAGCTACAATAAAATCGCCCGGGCGAGAATGGACTTCATGATCTTCCCCCTCAATAAGTGTAATTTTTAAATCTGTTACTTCCCATCCTTTTGGCCCCTGCTTCAAGGCTTGCGGAATTGTTCTTTCTACTTCATTTTGATATTTTCTGTGAACATCGTCAACACTAAGTTTTGACTCATAAACAAGTCCGCTATTTGGCTCTCCGGGTTCAATTTGAAGTTTTATAATTGCCCAGCATGGTTTTGGCATCCAATATCTTGCAAATCCGACAGCATTATTTTTAGGCGATTCTTTGTAAATAACGGTGGGATCTTCAAATTTTGCTTTAACATTAAATCTGTTTTCTAAAACTCTCTCAAGTACTTCAATCTGTATCCACCCCATAATTTGAAGATTTAATTCCTTATCTTCTTTCAGCCATTCAAATTGTAGTGCAGGATCTTCTGCATCAAGAATTCTTAGTGCCTCTGCGAGTTTTGCATAATCATTTTCATTTATGGCTTTCACTTGAACTGTCAGCAGTGGACTATTTAACTTAACTTCTTTCTGAAAATTGGACTTTTTACCTAAAGTATCTCCCAGCTTTGCATCATTCAATCCTGTTAATGCAAGCACATCGCCGGCAAAACCAATAGATATATCCTTATATCCTCCTGATGCATATCTTTTAAGCTGATTAACTTTTTCAAGCTTATCTTGCGAACTATTAAAGATTTCATCTTTATTTGATATTTGTCCGCTAAAAATCCTTAGCCCAACAATTTTGCCTAATTTCTTATCATGATCGATCCTAAAAACTACAGCAGATAGATTATTTTCATCATTTATTTCCGACGTAGGTGTATATTTAACAACAGCGTTCAATAATTCTTCAATTCCAATTTGACTTTTTGCAACTCCCATCAACACAGGAAATATCTTAAATCCTTTAACAGCCTTAATCAATGAGTTGTTCAATTCATCAAAACTTATGTCCGCTTCTGAAATATAGCTCTCTAAAATTTCATCGTCATTATTTGCAATAATTTCCAATACATTTTCATCAATTTCAGTATCTTTCCAACAATTTAAAACATTAGCTTTTGCATCACCTTCATCGACAGCTTTCTGCAAAACAGCAATGTCAGAACATAAATCTTGTTTGATTTCTTGTATAACTTCTTCTGTATCAGCTCCTATTCTGTCAATTTTATTAATGAAAAAAATCGTTGGAATATTGTGCTGCTTTAGTGCCATCCATATATTTTCGGTATGTGCCTGAACACCTTCAACTGCCGAAACAACAAGTATTGCCAAATCTAAAACTCTGATTGATCGTTCCACTTCTGCAGAAAAATCAATATGTCCAGGAGTATCTATTAAGTTTATATTTGAATTTTGCCATCTTAAATTGGCAACTGCAGACTTCACTGATATACCTCGCTCTTTCTCAATATCGAGAAAATCTGTTTGGGATGTTCCATTATCAACACTTCCGGGGCTTTTTATGGCTCCAGCTTTATAAAGAAAACTCTCTGCAATAGTTGTCTTTCCTGCATCAACATGGGCTAAAATGCCTATATTTATTATATTTTTCCTCACCGAGCAAAGTTAAAAACTTTAAATCATACTCTACAATAGAAATTTTATTTTCATTGTTCGTAAAATCTATACCCATGTGATTTTTGAAATTCGCTGAAAATAAATTTCTTCATTATAATTAATATATATACTTTTGCCGCCCAAATTTGGAAATGATAATATGTTGAAATTTAATGAAATGGGTTTCAAACCCAACCTTTTGAAAGGTCTTGATGAGCTGGGATTTGTTAATCCTACACCTATACAAGAACAAGTAATCCCAATTTTTTTTGAAACAGAAAGCGACATTGTTGGCCTTGCGCAAACCGGCACAGGAAAAACTGCCGCTTTTGGTTTGCCAATTATTGAGCAAATTGATATTGAGAATAAATCCGTTCAGGCTTTGATATTATCGCCTACACGAGAACTTTGTATCCAGATTTCTAAGGATTTACAAAATTATTCGAAACATGTAAAAGGCATTGAAATAGTGTCGGTTTATGGTGGAGCAAGTATCGAAACTCAAATGAGAGCGCTTAAAAAAGGAGCACACATAATTGTTGCTACTCCTGGCAGAATGTTAGATTTAATTAAGCGAAGAGTTGCAAAAATTAATAACATTGATACTGTAGTTTTAGATGAGGCAGACGAAATGTTAGACATGGGATTTCGAGATGAATTAAATGGGATTTTGGAAAAAACTCCTGCTTTTAAAAGGACTTTACTTTTTTCGGCAACTATGCCAAAAGAAGTGGCTCGTATAGCCAAAAACTTTATGGACAGCCCTGTCGAAATTACTGTTGGAAAACAAAATGCCGGTGCCGAAAATGTCCGTCATGTATTTTATCAGGTTCATGCCCGCGACCGTTATATAGCACTCAAACGAATTGCAGATATTAACCCAAATATTTACGGAATTGTATTTTGCCGCACGAGAGCTGAAACCAAAGAAGTTGCCGAAAAGCTGATAAAAGACGGTTATAATGCCGATGCTCTTCATGGCGATCTTTCGCAAGCTCAGCGAGATCATGTTATGAAACGTTTCAGAGAAAAAACCTTACAAATGTTAGTAGCAACAGATGTTGCCGCCCGTGGAATTGATGTACAGGACATTTCTCACATTATCAACTACAATTTGCCTGACGAGCTCGAAACATATACTCACAGAAGTGGGCGTACCGGTCGTGCCGGGAAATCGGGGGTTTCTATTGCAATAGTGAATTATAGAGAAGTAACTAAAATTCCGACTATAGAAAAAATTGTTCAAAAGAAATTCGAAAGACTACTTGTTCCGACCGGAGCAGAAATATGTAAAAAACAACTTTTTAAGTTGATAGATCGAATGGAGAATGTAGTGGTTGATGAAGATCAGATAGCCCAATTTATGGATACTGTCAACAAAAAGCTGGAATGGCTGACTAAAGAACAAATCATCAAACGTTTTGTTTCACTCGAATTTAATCGATTTTTAGATTACTATAAAAACGCTCCAGACCTCAACAAAAAAGCAGAAGGCAAGGCAGAAAAAAGAGATAAAAAAGATGGTGGAGGCCGTGGAGATAGGAGCAATAGAAGAGGAAGTAGCGGTTTTTCCAGATTTTTT
This genomic interval carries:
- a CDS encoding tetratricopeptide repeat-containing sensor histidine kinase, whose protein sequence is MKKFILILVILFSGFILTELNAQTTEIDSLENLLQKHTTKDTIRVNLLNELANEYFRQDAEKKLKCAEEAKTLSDQLDYKKGEALSLIYCGSYYYYMSDFPTATKYVQNSLEISKKEGFDKVIGKGYNFLGQMSSEKGNYKEALDCFDKSLKNFEKINYKNGIASAFTNLGIVFWRQGNYPNAVKYYQKAMKIYEDLNDKIEIAKCENNIGIIFTNQGEYDKALNYLKRALSTNEEIDNLEEVSKCLMNIGAVYFHMEDLTQALEYWTRTLKIYKKLGNKRNISQCLTNIGVVYFNREDYSLSAEYYEKALEISQEIDDKPNLSLSYQNISGVYLKAENYHKALKYAYLALDIANEIGELNRKMEVQNLFYEIYLAKTDYRKALESHVLFKLYADSLINENNIAEITSLEKQYEFDKEKQAIEAEQKKKDAIQAEEARRKQAIRNYLMAAIGLMVLVIVVVMRSFLQKRKANRILASQKTEIENKNNELITKNEEIRSQSEQLEYANEKLKELDEFKEEMTGMIVHDLKNPLNSIIGLSENPIVEQSGKQMLNMVTNILDVQKYENAKIQLKKSNCSLNLISESALQQINLLYIEKNITIKNYLQNYNVLIDKEIVERVFVNILTNAIKYTPNNGNIILESFKESSDLIQIKITDTGEGIPPDKLDKVFGKFEQVLSRNSGLTASTGIGLTFCKLFVEAHGGEIGLESEVGTGTTIWFTLPLGKQEDVDISIKKSLPEEKNIELTQKDKNILVPFQIEFRKYEVFEFSDIEEILEQIDFSKTIGLTKWKEEIDNALYGLNQEKYLSLIKMID
- a CDS encoding HAMP domain-containing histidine kinase encodes the protein MKIRTLFFLLLFIHNFIVAQKQSKLFEELKIYNADSSSATTKQNSALRIIKSSEFGIEEKQKIIISHIEYLHKIKNDKLLGKFYGIILYKKVGLSITESYKHLKKGIDFSKKHDLSYSLVKANQALKNLQFDVGDTIGYIVSLLETEKALDNVDSSFTKLRLQFYKKSGYQLYNINKIDKSLEILQKGLAYDQKDGRINVHEFFMWLGINYASLNKKDSSIYYQKKFIEYYKGMDNKSRLAEGYRYLSYAYSNAKEYDTALYYLDKSYKLFIEIGKPKRAGLMLSYQAKILEKKEMYISAAKLYNEIFDKFINILSNYTKLDIYLQASIIYSKLGNKSMAFETLKKYIQIRDEVEKADKLKELERAINVGELNSIRHKSEVNRRIFMIEQQAKDQKVALNIKIRNITILSSIIVFIAMALIVLMIYRNLRNTRKQKDEIEKQKRKISQKNEELNQLVEEVTSQKDEIENQNKKIHTSLQELENTQEQLVESKKMASLGNLVAGVAHEINTPVGNGISASSSLINKAQDFSELYKSKKMKKSELEAFINSTLKAGNLIFANLKRTGKLVQNFKQVSVNQAAEDIQEFNLKSYINNVIASLEPKLQEKPVDIKISCPENIIVNSFQDAFAQIITNFITNSLIHGFKENDSGQIEIRATENKGLLTIEYLDNGQGISEDIISKVFDPFFTTNKQLGSGLGLHIVYNLLIQKLNGSVHLESKLEKGVHFTIQTPLVLSQKNDQALKLKHSEK
- a CDS encoding radical SAM protein, whose amino-acid sequence is MLSDLLRKKISKYFTGNEQILFRNSIPENSVIEENIKNIEELGVYLHIPFCDQICPYCPYNKEIFSEEASRNYTNALKKEIDFYAPLLSDKPITNMYIGGGTPTTMLGNGIEEIINHLYKRFNMQCRVHMESHPNHLTKENLNAIEALGVKYLSIGVEALQDRHLKAIERPYTVLEVKRNVERAAGRNFECVNIDYIFDLPGQTIKEVEEAGREMVKLGIQQVATYPLFRFPYTRLGREAQNNGTAIGTMFRRRKLLKILENIFYDSGFDRSSVWAFTKSGIDKYCSVTVPSYLGLGASGSSYLKDTFYVNTFNVSEYIQAIEKGKSPIALSVDLHEEMQMAGWLYWRIYETKFEKSDFNYRFNASFDEKYGRQMRMLNRIGFLKNGEDQITLSDKGTYWIHAFEDFFSIDYINKLWGTSKFNPWPEKVVL
- a CDS encoding radical SAM protein, which codes for MKHMIYGIRYLINYWFLGKTKPLICGLVLHNKCNLRCRHCTVVDRQQASMSFIEAVNVIDSYYSEGGRCLYLEGGEPFIWNDNENTMEDIVKYAKKKGFFAVIIYTNGTRTLESAADTIFVSVDGLSNTHDSLRGKSFERILNNIELSQHSSLYINFTINSVNKTELSDFCEFIDKVPQIKGTFFYFHTPYYGHDELNIDVSTKKEILQQLLKLKKQYKILNSTAGLKSAIRNDWKKNLTLCKVYEDGKYYNCCRESHNTKLCEECGYLSYAEIDQTLKLKPGAILNALKYF
- a CDS encoding SDR family oxidoreductase → MNYTLITGASSGIGYELAFQFAKNGHNLILVARQYQKLLQLAEILKADYNVETVLISQDLSHPNAADAIFGLVSEKGIHVNYLVNNAGFYVKGAFVETLWEKEHELVQLQCLNHTKITKLLLPQMCKSKKGGILNICSTGSFVPGPNNAIYCAAKSFVLSFSEAIAEEVAEFGIAVTALCPSGTKTNFQNFDDRKESVLFPIMKASEVAKIGYNSLMKGKRVVVPGMSNKLQVFLVRFLPRKLVVKLTSILVKNGK
- a CDS encoding aldo/keto reductase, encoding MKYNRYINDVPKVSEIGLGAWQLGINSGWKSMTEKEAIYMVHKSIELGVNFFDTAPVYGLGTGELRLGKALKIYDRSKIVINTKFGRSEKGEINFNSNNIRESLEGSLKRLQVDYIDSIIIHSPPIEYLDGNDNDHYEILEKLMDEGKIKAYGASLDTFEEMKLLIKTTNSKVIEAFFNIFHQDAARAFDLAKKQDVGIIAKIPLDSGWLSGKYNSDSTFDDIRKRWSRKDIKIRADLTEKVKNIIKQNNLAQTAISFCLAYDAVSTVIPGNITIEQLDSNLESIKNPISKELVKKLEDFYKNEVKHLNLPW